Proteins encoded by one window of Hylaeus volcanicus isolate JK05 chromosome 7, UHH_iyHylVolc1.0_haploid, whole genome shotgun sequence:
- the LOC128879449 gene encoding heat shock factor 2-binding protein-like, giving the protein MDTNALADQANLKDEEQFLISVETTLTTVKNNIYNFIKDVPQALIDSGLEFDLEKLTMENEQKTQHLISSFPKSFTDETNKEGTKKISGLEQECERLRTQLQQQIEGNKKAQDEIEYLREQILNQSTYCTSLGAVLGNLTWRASRFREIVDVWLSSFQHNIGEFLSITDGSFVAFINTYRNAFPPTSNVEYQFIIGLLGIVSNISASPEGREFLITDPNGRDFVEKMVKLMPTLPLSQGSLSLQRLMLMTLYNVSMNETGLQHLFESRVGDVLSYYLKNNSLPDEIQLLCLQVLHSITYGISNPKYIHDLLSTLPINKIEDTATSNKNEMSAIAKQIVKHLRDAKKFVTSN; this is encoded by the exons ATGGACACGAACGCGCTCGCCGATCAAGCAAATTTGAAAGATGAGGAACAATTTTTA atttcCGTGGAGACCACCTTGACTACCGTGaagaacaatatttacaacttTATCAAAGATGTCCCTCAAGCGCTGATCGACTCTGGATTAGAGTTCGATCTGGAAAAATTAACCATGGAAAACGAACAGAAGACGCAGCATCTTATCAGTTCGTTTCCGAAGTCGTTTACCGACGAAACGAACAAGGAAGGCAC GAAGAAAATATCTGGCCTGGAACAGGAATGCGAGAGATTGCGTACGCAATTGCAGCAACAAATAGAGGGGAATAAAAAAGCCCAAGATGAGATAGAGTACCTAAGAGAACAa atacTAAATCAGAGCACGTACTGCACAAGTTTGGGAGCAGTTTTGGGAAACCTGACTTGGCGTGCTTCCAGATTTCGCGAAATCGTCGATGTATGGCTTTCCTCG TTTCAGCACAACATTggtgaatttttatcgataacgGACGGAAGTTTCGTtgcatttataaatacttatcGGAACGCTTTCCCCCCCACCAGTAACGTAGAATACCAGTTCATAATTGGGCTATTGGGCATCGTGTCGAATATATCTGCGAGTCCAGAGGGgcgtgaatttttaattaccgaTCCTAACGGCAGAGACTTCGTGGAGAAGATGGTGAAGCTCATGCCCACTCTGCCTCTTTCGCAGGGTTCCCTTTCTTTGCAAAG ATTGATGCTCATGACATTGTATAACGTCAGTATGAATGAAACCGGTTTGCAGCATCTGTTCGAGTCACGAGTAGGAGACGTATTGAGCtactatttgaaaaacaattcgCTACCGGATGAAATACAATTGCTCTGCCTGCAGGTTCTCCACTCGATTACATATGGTATTAGCAATCCGAAATACATCCACGATCTGCTTTCTACTCTACCAATAAACAAAATAGAGGACACTGCAACATCGAACAAAAACGAGATGAGCGCCATCGCCAAGCAGATTGTAAAACACTTGAGAGACGCGAAGAAATTCGTAACCTccaattaa